The following coding sequences lie in one Desulfitibacter alkalitolerans DSM 16504 genomic window:
- a CDS encoding metallophosphoesterase family protein has protein sequence MLIGVLSDTHLPNRAKAIPKEVFHGFARVDMIIHAGDICEEHVLDELELIAPVKAVAGNMDGWNLQKRIPKKQILNLMGYKIGIIHGDGYGGSTMQRAVDAFKSDKIDCIVFGHSHQAYNSLNGDILLFNPGSPTDRRRSKYFSYGLLKIGAAIEAKIVYF, from the coding sequence ATGCTAATAGGAGTGCTTTCTGATACCCATTTGCCCAACAGGGCTAAAGCAATACCAAAGGAAGTATTTCATGGATTTGCAAGGGTAGATATGATTATACATGCAGGAGACATTTGTGAAGAACATGTGCTGGATGAGCTAGAGTTAATAGCACCGGTAAAGGCAGTTGCCGGCAATATGGATGGCTGGAATTTGCAAAAAAGAATTCCCAAAAAACAGATATTAAACCTAATGGGATATAAAATAGGCATAATCCATGGTGACGGCTATGGAGGAAGCACCATGCAAAGGGCAGTTGATGCTTTTAAATCTGATAAAATAGACTGCATTGTTTTTGGTCACAGCCATCAGGCCTATAATTCTTTAAATGGAGATATACTACTATTTAATCCAGGGTCTCCAACAGATAGAAGGCGAAGCAAATATTTCTCCTATGGGCTGCTGAAGATAGGAGCTGCTATTGAGGCAAAAATTGTATATTTCTAA
- a CDS encoding oxaloacetate decarboxylase subunit alpha, whose translation MSKKIGITDTTLRDGHQSLLATRMKIEHMLPIAEKLEEVGYHSLEVWGGATFDTCMRFLNEDPWERLRKFRKVFKKTKLQMLLRGQNLVGYKHYPDDIAELFVKKSVENGIDIFRIFDALNDPRNMEKTIEAAKQENAHVQATLSYTISPFHDVHHFVKMGKILKEMGSDSICIKDMAGLISPSVAYELVKRLKEEVGLPVQLHCHYTSGMASMAYLKAVEAGVDVIDCAISSLAMGTSQPATETMVAALRDTEYDTGLDLGLLSEIAEYFKEIRKEYKEFDMAGNGVDTNVLRYQIPGGMLSNFYSQLAQQNALEKLKDVLDEVPRVREDFGFPPLVTPSSQIVGSQAVLNVLVGERYKMATNEVKAYLKGAYGKPPAPINEEVRKKVIGDEEVIDVRPADLLEPGIEQARKEIAPYMEKEEDILSYAIFPSVAKPFLEKRMAQKVKVDFNIAMEGPKNGESSYHPV comes from the coding sequence GTGAGTAAAAAAATAGGCATTACTGATACAACATTAAGAGATGGACATCAATCACTTTTAGCAACAAGAATGAAAATAGAACATATGCTGCCTATTGCGGAAAAATTAGAAGAGGTGGGTTATCATTCCCTGGAAGTGTGGGGAGGAGCTACCTTTGATACATGTATGCGTTTTTTAAATGAAGACCCATGGGAGAGGCTAAGAAAATTCAGGAAGGTATTTAAAAAGACCAAGCTGCAGATGCTGCTGAGGGGGCAGAATCTGGTCGGGTACAAGCATTACCCAGATGATATTGCAGAGCTTTTTGTAAAGAAATCAGTAGAAAACGGCATTGACATTTTTAGGATTTTTGATGCATTAAATGACCCAAGAAACATGGAAAAAACAATTGAAGCAGCCAAACAGGAAAATGCCCATGTTCAGGCAACCCTATCATATACCATTAGCCCCTTCCATGATGTTCACCACTTTGTAAAGATGGGCAAAATTTTAAAGGAAATGGGCTCTGACAGTATCTGCATAAAAGATATGGCAGGCTTAATATCACCATCTGTGGCTTATGAATTAGTGAAAAGACTCAAGGAAGAGGTTGGGCTTCCAGTTCAGCTGCACTGCCACTATACAAGTGGAATGGCATCCATGGCATATTTAAAAGCAGTAGAAGCTGGAGTTGACGTAATAGATTGTGCCATTTCAAGTCTTGCCATGGGCACATCCCAGCCAGCAACAGAAACAATGGTAGCAGCTCTTAGGGATACAGAATATGATACAGGTCTGGATCTGGGGTTGTTATCAGAAATAGCAGAATACTTTAAAGAGATTAGAAAAGAATATAAAGAATTTGACATGGCAGGTAATGGAGTGGATACAAATGTTCTGCGTTATCAAATACCAGGAGGAATGCTTTCCAACTTTTACTCCCAGCTTGCCCAGCAAAATGCCCTTGAAAAATTAAAAGATGTTCTTGATGAGGTTCCAAGGGTTAGAGAAGACTTTGGCTTTCCTCCCCTAGTTACACCATCCAGTCAAATAGTGGGGAGCCAGGCAGTATTAAATGTATTAGTAGGAGAAAGATACAAGATGGCAACAAATGAAGTAAAGGCATATCTTAAAGGGGCATATGGAAAACCACCGGCACCAATTAACGAAGAAGTGCGCAAGAAAGTAATAGGTGATGAAGAGGTTATAGATGTTAGGCCAGCTGACCTTTTAGAGCCAGGCATAGAGCAGGCAAGAAAGGAAATAGCACCTTACATGGAAAAGGAAGAGGATATCTTATCCTATGCCATATTCCCAAGTGTGGCCAAGCCCTTCTTGGAAAAAAGAATGGCACAAAAGGTCAAGGTTGACTTTAACATTGCCATGGAAGGTCCAAAGAATGGAGAAAGTTCATATCATCCAGTATGA
- the mtrB gene encoding trp RNA-binding attenuation protein MtrB, which produces MESSKETQQKYIAIKALENGVTIIGLTRGKDTKFHHSEKLDKGEVMIAQFTEHTSAMKIRGKAEIFTEYGNVQSGT; this is translated from the coding sequence ATGGAAAGCTCCAAGGAAACACAACAAAAGTATATAGCTATAAAAGCCCTTGAAAATGGGGTTACAATAATCGGGTTGACAAGGGGAAAGGACACCAAGTTTCATCATAGTGAAAAGCTTGACAAAGGAGAGGTTATGATTGCTCAGTTTACTGAGCATACTTCAGCCATGAAGATTAGGGGAAAAGCAGAAATTTTTACAGAATATGGTAATGTCCAATCTGGAACTTAA
- the coaD gene encoding pantetheine-phosphate adenylyltransferase produces the protein MRIAIYPGTFDPVTHGHLDIINRATKLFDKLIIGVAQDTGKNTVFEIDERLNLIKNQVTELTNVEVKPFSGLLVNFAKKENCCTIIRGIRVISDFEYEFQLSLMNKKLAPDLETVFLMTSSDYLFLSSSIIKQVSSLGGCIEGLVPADVAKALYKKLKGSR, from the coding sequence ATGCGTATAGCAATATACCCTGGCACATTTGACCCGGTAACACATGGACACCTGGACATTATTAATAGGGCAACAAAACTTTTTGATAAATTAATTATTGGAGTTGCACAGGACACAGGTAAGAACACCGTATTTGAAATTGATGAAAGGTTAAATCTTATAAAGAATCAAGTGACGGAACTGACAAATGTTGAAGTAAAGCCCTTTAGTGGATTGTTGGTTAATTTTGCAAAAAAGGAAAATTGCTGCACTATTATTAGAGGAATTAGAGTAATATCTGATTTTGAATATGAGTTTCAGCTTTCTTTAATGAATAAAAAACTAGCCCCTGACTTGGAAACAGTTTTCTTAATGACATCTAGTGATTATTTGTTTTTAAGTTCTAGTATTATCAAACAGGTATCATCCTTAGGGGGGTGTATAGAGGGCTTGGTGCCCGCTGATGTAGCCAAGGCTCTTTACAAGAAATTAAAGGGCAGCAGGTGA
- a CDS encoding small, acid-soluble spore protein, alpha/beta type: protein MALNQEDREELLNQIKMEIVAELGLMEKVEKVGWSGLSAAESGRVGGLMTQRLRQLR, encoded by the coding sequence ATGGCACTCAACCAAGAGGATAGGGAAGAACTGCTCAATCAAATTAAAATGGAGATTGTAGCAGAGCTGGGTTTAATGGAAAAGGTTGAAAAGGTTGGCTGGTCTGGTTTAAGTGCAGCCGAAAGTGGCAGGGTAGGAGGTCTTATGACCCAGAGGCTAAGGCAGCTAAGATAA
- the minC gene encoding septum site-determining protein MinC produces MNQNIVTIKGTPKCLVIHIDTQFDFSQIKTALRKHISHGNGFFKGAKFKFQPSKDTLSPEQCKKLEQICLEYGLTPIIDISTIDMESRFPEDNNFQDRSVEVLNKFLGVSETELREQSHFISKSIRNGDKLAFKGNVILLGDINPGSEIVATGNIIVMGSVKGIVHAGAEGDLNSFIVASILDPLQIRIGSLIACKPETNESIKNHTPEIARVDKDQIIISPYLTSALSKAN; encoded by the coding sequence ATGAACCAAAACATCGTTACAATTAAGGGAACACCCAAATGTTTAGTTATACATATAGACACTCAATTTGACTTTTCTCAAATAAAAACTGCTTTAAGAAAGCATATCAGTCATGGAAATGGTTTTTTTAAAGGTGCAAAGTTTAAATTTCAGCCATCCAAGGACACATTATCACCTGAGCAGTGCAAGAAGCTGGAACAGATTTGCTTAGAATATGGATTAACGCCTATTATAGACATTAGCACTATTGACATGGAAAGCAGATTTCCTGAAGATAATAATTTTCAGGATCGATCAGTTGAAGTTTTAAACAAGTTTTTAGGCGTCTCAGAAACTGAACTGCGGGAACAGAGCCATTTCATTTCCAAAAGCATAAGAAACGGCGATAAACTGGCCTTTAAAGGAAACGTAATACTTCTAGGTGACATTAACCCTGGCTCTGAAATTGTGGCAACGGGAAATATCATAGTCATGGGTTCTGTAAAGGGAATTGTTCATGCCGGTGCAGAAGGCGATCTTAACTCATTTATTGTAGCTTCCATATTAGATCCATTGCAAATACGAATTGGCAGCCTCATAGCATGCAAGCCTGAAACAAATGAAAGTATTAAAAACCATACCCCTGAAATTGCACGGGTAGACAAAGACCAGATTATAATCTCTCCTTATTTAACTAGTGCCTTATCAAAAGCAAATTAA
- a CDS encoding YtrH family sporulation protein has protein sequence MNSFGEKFLLVFCTSLGVVIGAALIGSLATILTGNPPIKTMLKIANDIKIWAIAAGIGGTFTTIEILQTGLFEGHFTVVIKQLLYFVAAFFGAQIGYSIIVAVVGGK, from the coding sequence ATGAATAGCTTTGGGGAAAAGTTCTTGCTGGTTTTTTGTACCTCTTTAGGGGTTGTAATAGGTGCCGCCCTAATAGGGTCTTTAGCCACTATACTAACAGGCAATCCGCCTATTAAAACAATGCTAAAGATTGCAAATGATATAAAAATATGGGCTATAGCAGCCGGAATTGGCGGCACATTTACAACTATTGAAATCTTGCAGACCGGTTTATTTGAAGGGCACTTCACTGTAGTTATAAAGCAGCTCCTATACTTTGTGGCAGCATTTTTTGGAGCCCAGATAGGCTACTCTATAATAGTTGCAGTGGTTGGCGGGAAATAA
- a CDS encoding hydrogenase maturation protease yields MTAIMGYGNELMEDDWIGLFIVESLKESALFPWEIIHGGTPGFNVLWDLLGREKLIIIDSVLSENTPGKIFKISSQELLDNINMNGLNYSSSHGINWQEVIAIGMSQYPDLFPKEITFLLIEIVSVNLAYKTFSPAIDSCKHSIAKKIEQEILLILKEQQEISRN; encoded by the coding sequence ATGACAGCTATCATGGGATACGGCAATGAATTAATGGAGGACGATTGGATAGGTCTTTTTATTGTGGAAAGCCTTAAAGAGTCTGCTCTTTTCCCCTGGGAAATAATTCATGGGGGAACTCCAGGGTTTAATGTGCTTTGGGATTTACTTGGTAGGGAGAAGTTGATAATCATTGATTCTGTTTTAAGTGAAAATACACCTGGAAAAATATTCAAGATTTCCAGCCAAGAGCTTTTAGACAATATTAACATGAATGGATTAAATTACAGCAGCAGCCATGGAATTAACTGGCAGGAAGTAATAGCAATTGGTATGAGTCAGTACCCTGACCTTTTCCCCAAAGAAATAACCTTTTTATTAATTGAGATAGTCTCTGTCAATCTGGCATATAAAACCTTTAGTCCGGCTATTGATAGCTGTAAGCATTCGATTGCAAAAAAAATAGAACAAGAAATCCTGTTAATTTTAAAGGAACAGCAGGAAATAAGTAGAAACTAA
- the pfkA gene encoding 6-phosphofructokinase: MKTIGVLTSGGDAPGMNAAIRAVVRSVIYHEREIVGIMRGYLGLINGEIIHMHLGSVADIIHRGGTILHTARCDEFLYPEGRAKAVKQIKKAGIDGLIVIGGDGSYRGALDLAKLGIPTIGVPGTIDNDIACTDATIGLDTAVNTVVDAINKVRDTATSHERVFIIEVMGRNRGDIALLAGIAGGAESILIPEVPLNIKSVAEKIERGRKRGKLHSIIILAEGVGSAIDVGKEITALTNLETRYAILGHIQRGGTPTAYDRMLASRLGAEAVELLLKGESAKAVGIEANKIVRYDIEYVLKQKKPIDLELVNLAGILAI; the protein is encoded by the coding sequence ATGAAAACCATTGGTGTCCTAACCAGTGGTGGAGATGCACCTGGAATGAATGCTGCCATTAGGGCTGTTGTTAGAAGTGTAATTTATCATGAAAGAGAAATTGTTGGCATAATGAGGGGTTATCTTGGACTTATAAATGGTGAAATTATTCATATGCACCTGGGTTCTGTGGCGGATATAATTCACAGGGGTGGTACCATTTTGCATACAGCCAGGTGTGATGAGTTTTTGTATCCTGAAGGAAGAGCAAAGGCTGTAAAACAAATTAAAAAAGCTGGCATTGATGGTTTGATTGTTATTGGAGGTGACGGCTCCTACAGGGGAGCTTTAGATCTGGCAAAACTTGGTATTCCTACAATAGGGGTTCCTGGTACCATAGATAATGATATTGCCTGTACTGATGCTACCATTGGTTTAGATACAGCTGTTAATACAGTTGTTGACGCTATAAACAAGGTAAGAGATACTGCTACTTCCCATGAGCGGGTTTTTATTATTGAAGTAATGGGAAGAAATAGAGGAGACATAGCCCTTCTGGCTGGAATAGCTGGTGGGGCAGAATCCATTTTAATTCCCGAAGTTCCCTTAAATATAAAATCGGTAGCTGAAAAAATTGAAAGGGGAAGAAAAAGAGGCAAGTTACACAGTATAATTATTCTTGCAGAAGGTGTGGGCAGTGCCATAGATGTTGGTAAAGAAATTACAGCATTAACTAACCTGGAAACCAGGTATGCCATTTTAGGGCATATTCAACGTGGAGGAACACCTACAGCTTATGATAGGATGCTGGCCAGCAGATTGGGTGCAGAGGCTGTGGAACTGCTGCTAAAGGGGGAAAGTGCAAAAGCAGTAGGTATTGAAGCAAACAAAATAGTCAGGTATGACATAGAATATGTTTTAAAGCAAAAAAAACCCATAGATCTTGAGTTAGTTAATTTAGCTGGCATCCTTGCAATATAA
- a CDS encoding DNA polymerase III subunit alpha, whose amino-acid sequence MSFVHLHNHTEYSLLDGSARIQAMVARAKELSMPAIAITDHGNMYGIIDFYKECKKYDIHPIIGCEVYVAPRLRTQRDPGFDDYQYHLVLLAKDQRGYQNLLSLVSDAYLTGFYYKPRVDKDLLKEYSEGLIALSGCIAGEIPSLLLKGDDAGAYNAAKEYVDIFGKENFYLEIQDHGMEEERMVYRQLAKMSRELSIPLVATNDTHYVLKKNARVHDVLLCIQTAKTINDEKRLRFPTDEFYLKSHEEMELLFAEIPEALVNTIEIANRCKVEFDFGDFHLPDYKIPEGYDAQSYLRELCYQGLRERYPIISQEIVERLEYELSVINKMNFPGYFLIVWDLVNYARQQNILVGPGRGSAAGSLVAYSLKITNIDPLKYDLLFERFLNPERITMPDIDIDFCYERRGEIIDYLSLKYGQEHVAQIITFGTMAAKAAVRDVGRVLHIPLPEVDKVAKLIPNELGITLERALQISTELRQLYEKDQTIHELLDMAKEVEGLPRHASTHAAGVVISREEMTSYLPIQKANDGGVVTTQFPMGTVEEIGLLKMDILGLRTLTVIGQVVEIVKENKGIEIDIDRISLEDDKTFEMLGRGESIGVFQLESDGMRAILKNLKPERFSDLIALVALYRPGPLGSGMVEDFIKRRHGEVEVKYLHPNLEPILKDTYGVILYQEQVMRIASDLAGFSLGQADLLRRAMGKKKPEIIAKQKQVFIEGCVKNNIKNKIAEEIFDLMAFFAGYGFNKSHSAAYALVAYQTAYLKANYPTEYMAALLSSLIGNNDKSIFYMEECKRLGIDILPPDVNESSIDFSVCSNKIRFGLAAVKNVGEGAIKGIIKSRQEKGSFTSLIDFCCKVDSNCFNKRVLENLVKCGAFTSLNTPRSQLLAMMDKAIEIGHKRQNDLKSGQLSLFDVGVGEDFVREIRIPTLEEFSPRDILAMEKETLGLYISGHPINEYLANLRSQISNNIEEITSSMDSSTVVIGGVLSRIKRSVTKRGEAMAYATLEDNTGSIECLVFPSVLTQYAQLLQEDNVVRIEGRISYQNEEVKCIVSTIKAIEKDSEKSLKISLEKGTNERILEAIRRLLSKYPGDIPVYIEFLEYQKKIIVDKKLWVNHNEELVGSLLKLNLKYQFKTE is encoded by the coding sequence ATGTCCTTTGTCCATTTACATAACCATACAGAATACAGCCTTCTCGATGGGAGTGCAAGGATACAAGCTATGGTAGCCAGGGCTAAAGAGCTTTCCATGCCTGCCATAGCCATTACTGATCATGGCAACATGTATGGTATTATTGATTTTTATAAGGAGTGCAAAAAATATGATATACATCCTATCATTGGCTGTGAGGTATATGTAGCTCCCAGGTTAAGAACCCAACGAGACCCTGGTTTCGATGACTATCAGTATCACCTGGTTTTACTTGCTAAAGACCAAAGAGGCTACCAGAATCTGCTATCATTAGTTTCTGACGCGTATTTGACAGGTTTTTACTATAAACCCAGGGTAGACAAGGATCTTCTAAAAGAGTATTCTGAGGGGCTAATAGCCTTGAGCGGCTGTATAGCTGGAGAGATTCCCTCATTGCTTTTAAAGGGAGATGATGCAGGTGCCTATAATGCAGCAAAGGAATATGTGGATATTTTCGGAAAAGAGAACTTCTATCTTGAAATTCAAGACCATGGTATGGAAGAGGAGAGAATGGTTTACAGGCAGTTGGCTAAAATGAGCAGGGAGCTTTCCATTCCCCTGGTAGCTACAAATGATACACACTACGTACTGAAAAAAAACGCCAGGGTTCATGATGTACTTTTGTGTATTCAAACTGCTAAAACAATAAATGATGAAAAAAGGCTAAGGTTTCCCACAGATGAGTTCTACTTAAAATCCCATGAGGAAATGGAGCTCCTTTTTGCGGAAATACCTGAAGCCCTTGTAAATACCATAGAAATAGCCAATAGATGCAAGGTTGAATTTGACTTTGGGGATTTTCATCTGCCGGATTATAAAATTCCAGAAGGATATGATGCCCAGTCTTATCTAAGAGAGCTTTGTTATCAAGGGTTAAGGGAAAGGTATCCGATTATCTCCCAGGAAATAGTTGAAAGGCTTGAATATGAGCTTTCTGTAATAAATAAGATGAACTTTCCCGGTTATTTTTTGATAGTCTGGGACCTAGTTAATTATGCAAGGCAGCAAAATATTCTCGTGGGACCTGGAAGAGGTTCTGCAGCAGGAAGCTTGGTTGCCTATTCCCTGAAAATTACCAATATCGATCCATTAAAATATGATCTATTATTTGAACGATTTCTAAATCCTGAAAGAATTACCATGCCTGATATAGATATTGATTTTTGTTATGAACGCAGAGGGGAAATAATTGATTATCTTTCACTTAAATATGGACAGGAGCATGTAGCCCAGATAATCACCTTTGGAACAATGGCTGCAAAGGCTGCCGTAAGAGACGTTGGAAGAGTTCTGCATATACCACTGCCAGAAGTTGACAAGGTAGCAAAGCTAATACCCAATGAACTGGGAATTACCCTTGAAAGGGCTCTTCAAATATCCACAGAATTAAGGCAGCTTTATGAGAAGGATCAAACTATACATGAGCTTTTGGATATGGCTAAAGAGGTGGAGGGCCTTCCACGCCATGCTTCTACCCATGCAGCAGGTGTGGTAATATCAAGAGAAGAGATGACTTCATATCTGCCTATCCAAAAGGCCAATGACGGAGGAGTAGTCACCACCCAGTTTCCAATGGGAACAGTTGAAGAAATTGGACTTCTTAAAATGGATATACTGGGGTTGCGAACTCTAACCGTAATTGGGCAGGTGGTTGAAATTGTTAAGGAAAACAAGGGGATAGAAATAGACATTGATAGGATTTCCCTCGAGGATGACAAAACCTTTGAGATGCTTGGCAGGGGAGAATCAATAGGTGTATTTCAATTAGAATCTGATGGCATGAGAGCTATTTTAAAGAATTTAAAGCCAGAAAGGTTTAGTGACCTTATAGCTTTGGTTGCTTTATATAGACCTGGCCCACTAGGAAGTGGAATGGTTGAGGATTTTATTAAGAGAAGGCATGGAGAAGTGGAAGTTAAGTATCTTCACCCTAACCTTGAACCAATTCTAAAGGATACCTATGGTGTTATTCTTTATCAAGAACAGGTTATGAGAATAGCTAGTGACCTGGCAGGCTTCTCCCTGGGACAGGCTGATCTCTTAAGGAGGGCCATGGGCAAGAAAAAACCTGAAATAATTGCCAAACAAAAACAGGTTTTCATTGAAGGTTGTGTAAAGAATAATATTAAGAATAAAATTGCTGAAGAAATATTTGACCTCATGGCCTTTTTTGCCGGATATGGTTTCAATAAATCCCATTCTGCAGCCTATGCCCTGGTAGCCTATCAAACTGCCTATTTAAAAGCCAATTATCCTACAGAATACATGGCTGCCTTATTGTCCAGCTTAATAGGCAATAATGATAAAAGCATATTTTATATGGAAGAGTGTAAAAGACTAGGAATAGATATTTTACCACCTGACGTAAATGAGAGTTCTATTGATTTTAGCGTATGCTCAAACAAAATACGTTTTGGATTAGCTGCTGTAAAAAATGTAGGAGAGGGTGCAATTAAAGGAATAATAAAATCAAGACAAGAAAAAGGAAGTTTTACATCTTTAATAGACTTTTGCTGCAAGGTGGATTCCAACTGTTTTAATAAAAGGGTGTTGGAAAACCTGGTTAAGTGTGGGGCATTTACTTCCTTAAATACTCCCAGATCTCAACTCCTTGCCATGATGGATAAAGCTATAGAGATAGGACATAAAAGGCAGAATGACTTAAAAAGTGGTCAATTATCCCTTTTTGATGTGGGTGTAGGAGAAGATTTTGTTAGAGAAATTAGAATTCCAACATTGGAAGAGTTTAGCCCAAGAGATATACTTGCAATGGAGAAGGAGACCTTAGGTTTATATATCAGCGGTCATCCTATTAATGAATATTTAGCAAATTTACGCAGTCAGATATCAAATAATATAGAAGAAATTACCAGCAGCATGGACAGCTCAACTGTTGTTATAGGTGGAGTACTGTCTCGTATTAAAAGGAGTGTAACCAAAAGGGGAGAGGCAATGGCTTATGCTACCCTGGAAGACAATACAGGCTCTATAGAATGTCTGGTATTTCCATCAGTTTTGACCCAATATGCCCAGTTATTACAAGAGGATAATGTTGTAAGAATTGAAGGAAGGATTAGCTATCAAAATGAAGAAGTCAAGTGTATAGTAAGTACAATAAAAGCAATTGAAAAGGATTCAGAAAAGTCCCTGAAAATCTCTTTAGAAAAAGGGACAAACGAAAGAATATTAGAAGCCATTAGAAGACTGCTGAGTAAATATCCAGGAGATATACCTGTTTATATAGAATTTTTGGAATACCAGAAGAAAATAATTGTTGATAAAAAGCTTTGGGTAAACCATAATGAGGAATTGGTAGGTTCTTTATTAAAATTAAACCTCAAATACCAATTCAAAACTGAGTAA
- the pyk gene encoding pyruvate kinase, which produces MRHTKIVCTIGPASENIQTLKEMIQSGMTVARLNFSHGSHEEHENRIKLVRQAAKETGRIVAIMLDTKGPEIRTGLIEGDKITLSEGNSIILTAEQVMGTPEKISVTYEGIHRDVEPGNKILLDDGLIELLVKKVVGTEVHCEILNGGELSNRKGVNIPGVHVNLPAITEKDVKDIVFGIEQEVDFIAASFIRTASDVLEIRKILEEHEADIHIISKIENQAGVSNIDEILAVSDGIMVARGDLGVEIPSEEVPLVQKTLIEKCNKAGKPVITATQMLDSMIRNPRPTRAEANDVANAIFDGSDAVMLSGETAAGKYPIQSVKTMARIAERTETALKYEEILGKKEMLPQKTVTDAISYATCNIALELDAAAIITPTASGFTARMVSKYKPRAKIIAATPYLKVAKKMCLVWAVHPVLVRETNGTDEMITEGVQRTLESGLISLGDLVVITAGVPVGVPGTTNLLKVHIVGEIVARGTGIGNRIVTGKIRKVSSGEDAVSKIAHGDILVTHGTDKEYVPAMEKAVAIITEEGGITSHAAVVGISINVPVIVGCEDAMKVLDENSTVTIDAARGIVYRGVTKAL; this is translated from the coding sequence ATGAGACACACTAAAATCGTATGTACCATAGGTCCTGCTAGCGAGAATATTCAAACTTTAAAAGAAATGATTCAATCGGGAATGACTGTTGCACGATTGAATTTTTCCCATGGATCCCATGAGGAGCATGAAAATAGGATAAAGCTAGTTAGACAAGCGGCCAAAGAGACAGGCAGGATAGTGGCAATTATGCTGGATACAAAAGGTCCAGAAATAAGAACAGGTTTAATTGAAGGAGATAAAATAACCCTTAGTGAAGGGAATAGCATAATTTTAACTGCTGAGCAGGTTATGGGCACCCCTGAAAAAATATCAGTAACCTATGAAGGTATTCATAGGGATGTTGAGCCTGGCAACAAAATACTCCTGGACGATGGGCTAATTGAGCTGCTGGTAAAGAAGGTAGTGGGCACCGAAGTTCATTGTGAAATATTAAATGGGGGAGAGCTATCAAACCGCAAGGGAGTTAATATACCAGGTGTTCATGTAAATCTTCCTGCCATTACTGAAAAAGATGTAAAGGATATAGTTTTTGGCATAGAGCAAGAGGTTGATTTCATTGCAGCCTCCTTTATTAGGACAGCTTCAGATGTACTAGAAATAAGAAAAATTCTAGAGGAGCATGAAGCTGATATTCATATTATTTCAAAGATAGAGAATCAGGCCGGTGTAAGTAACATAGATGAGATATTGGCTGTTTCAGATGGAATTATGGTTGCACGAGGTGATCTTGGGGTTGAAATACCATCGGAGGAGGTACCCCTTGTTCAAAAAACATTAATTGAAAAGTGCAACAAGGCTGGAAAACCTGTTATTACTGCAACCCAGATGCTTGATTCCATGATAAGAAATCCCAGGCCAACAAGGGCAGAAGCTAATGACGTGGCCAATGCCATTTTTGACGGAAGTGATGCTGTTATGCTTTCTGGAGAGACTGCAGCTGGCAAATATCCTATCCAATCAGTTAAGACAATGGCTAGAATTGCGGAAAGAACAGAAACTGCATTAAAATACGAAGAGATATTAGGCAAAAAGGAAATGCTTCCCCAAAAAACAGTAACCGATGCAATTAGTTATGCTACATGCAATATAGCTCTGGAGCTGGATGCTGCTGCAATTATAACTCCTACAGCCTCTGGCTTTACAGCCAGAATGGTTTCCAAATACAAACCCAGGGCAAAAATAATAGCAGCGACCCCATATTTAAAAGTTGCAAAAAAAATGTGCCTGGTATGGGCTGTTCATCCAGTGCTGGTTAGAGAAACAAATGGTACTGATGAAATGATTACTGAAGGTGTGCAAAGAACTCTAGAATCGGGATTAATATCCCTGGGTGATCTGGTTGTAATCACAGCTGGTGTACCAGTAGGGGTTCCAGGAACAACAAACCTGTTAAAGGTACATATTGTTGGTGAAATTGTTGCTAGAGGTACAGGAATTGGAAATAGAATTGTCACAGGTAAGATCAGGAAGGTTTCCTCTGGTGAAGATGCTGTCAGTAAAATAGCTCATGGTGACATATTAGTTACTCATGGTACCGATAAAGAATATGTACCGGCAATGGAGAAGGCAGTAGCAATTATCACAGAAGAGGGTGGAATTACTTCTCATGCTGCAGTTGTGGGAATAAGCATAAATGTTCCTGTTATAGTTGGTTGTGAAGACGCAATGAAGGTGCTGGATGAAAACTCTACTGTAACAATTGATGCTGCAAGGGGAATAGTATATAGAGGTGTCACCAAAGCCCTCTAA